One window of the Epinephelus moara isolate mb chromosome 24, YSFRI_EMoa_1.0, whole genome shotgun sequence genome contains the following:
- the LOC126386691 gene encoding transcription factor HES-5-like: protein MKPAEIRFSLQRPLQHTDPDMAPTITAAMTNSQEHLTLTHKLRKPLVEKLRRERINSSIEQLKSLLGPEFLKQQPDSKLEKADILEMTVCFMTQLQQQHQAVDSAAVGQGYSRCVQQVTHFLSKEQVKTQSHRRLLNHFNKLQSSSDNNLTEADFSPLSSTVQTSITKEQSPVNSALWRPW, encoded by the exons ATGAAGCCAGCAGAGATCAGATTCTCTCTACAGAGACCTCTACAGCACACAGATCCAGACATGGCACCTACAATCACTGCAGCAATGACCAATTCTCAGGAGCATCTCACTCTGACCCACAAG CTCAGAAAGCCTCTGGTGGAGAAATTACGCAGAGAGCGAATCAACAGCAGCATTGAGCAGCTCAAGTCTCTCCTGGGTCCAGAGTTCCTCAAACAGCAGCCAGACTCCAAGCTGGAGAAAGCAGACATCCTGGAGATGACAGTGTGTTTCatgacacagctgcagcagcagcatcaagcTGTGGACTCAGCAGCTGTCGGTCAGGGCTATTCCAGGTGTGTCCAACAGGTGACACACTTCCTGTCCAAAGAGCAGGTGAAGACACAGTCCCACAGAAGACTGCTGAACCACTTCAACAAGCTGCAGTCTTCCTCTGATAACAACCTGACAGAGGCTGACTTCTCTCCTCTGAGCTCCACAGTCCAGACCAGCATCACCAAAGAACAGAGTCCAGTCAACAGCGCCCTCTGGAGGCCGTGGTAG